One Acidobacteriota bacterium genomic window, GGAGGCCCGTCGTGCAGCGGAAGATGGGGGCCTGCGGATTAATCTCCTTCACTTGTTTTTCTGCTGGAGCGGGGTCGAGGATTTCCGTCCGGGTCAGAACAAGGACGTCCGCTTGCGAAAGGGCCGACGCCGGTTCGCGCAGGCGCCCGGCGGGAAGCACAGCGCCGCGCAGAACGTCCTGGGTCACGTCGATGGCAACCAGATCAATGTCTCGCGCCAGCGAGACGTGCTGGAACCCGTCATCCAGGATATGGATGTCCACTTCGAATCGCTGTTCGGCAAGTTGTCCGGCGCGAAAACGGTCAGCGCCAATGACAATGGGCACCTGCGGCAATGCGCGGGCCAGGAGTGCTGGTTCGTCGCCGATCTTGCGCGCATCAGGGTCCCTCTGCGCCGCTGGTTCCAGAGCGATAAGCTCGGACCCTCGTTCGCGGCTGTAGCCTCGCGTGAGGATTACGGGTTTGTAAGCGTTCTGAAGCAGGACCTCGGCAACCAGCGCAACCAGCGGCGTCTTGCCGCTGCCTCCCACGGTGAGGTTTCCCACGCTGATAACAGGCCGGGAGAGTTGCCTGGCCGTCAGCCAGCCGCGCTGGAAGGCCCTCCGGCGCAGGTGGGCGCCGGCGCTGTAAAGACCCGCAAGCGGCAAGAGGGAACGGTACATGGGGTGGCTCAGAGCAAGCGCGCAGCGGTGGTTTGCGGCGCGCCGAGCCAATCCTCCATCTGGTCCAGGATGCGCGCGGCGGCGCCTGCCTGCTGATTGGCGGCTTCTTTCGCCTTTTCGCCTATCTTGCGGGCGTCAGCCGGGTGGCCAAGCAGGCGGAGGACAGCTTCAGCCAGTCCTTCGGCGTCGGCCACCTGGACCGCGCCGCCTGCCTTCAGAAACAGGCTTGCCACATCGCGAAAGTTGTACATGTAAGGTCCAAAAAGAATCGGCTTCCCCCAGAAAGCGGGCTCGATGACATTGTGGCCGCCAGACGGGACCAGGCTGCCTCCGACAAACACTACGTCAGCCAATCCAACGATTTCTGCAAGTTCGCCGATGGTGTCGAGCAACAGAATTTCTGCCTGGGATATGCGCTGGCGCATATTTTCATCTTTTTCCGAAAGCTTTGTCCGGCGAACGGTGTTCACTTGCCGCGCCTGCAACATCTCCGCGACTTCGTCAAACCGGGCGGGGTGCCGGGGCGCTAGAATCATGAGCGCGCGGGGATGCTCGTGGCGGACTCTCTGCCAGGCTTGCAGCACGAGAGCTTCTTCTCCCCGCATGGTGCTGGCGGCCACGAAAACCGGGGTTCGATTCTCTCCAGCCAGAATATCCCGCAATCTTATCCCAAGAGTTCCGAATTCGGGAGGGCGGCCGTCAAATTTAAGATTGCCGGTTACCACGATGCGGTCAGGATCGGCGCCCAATGCCTTAAAACGTTCGGCATCGTTTGCGGTCTGGGCGCAGATTCGGGTGATGTTTTCGAGCACGCGACGCATGAACGGGCGGCCCAGCCGGTAACCGGGGAACGACCGGTCAGATACCCGAGCGTTCACCAGAATGGTCTCGCACCCGGATTCCCTGGCGGTCTTCAGCAGGTTGGGCCACAGTTCCGTTTCAACGATGACAAGTACGGAGGGGCGAATCTGTTGCAGCACGCGGCGCACGGCCCACTTCCAGTCAAAGGGCAGGTAAAATTGGCCTGCAACGCGCGGCAGCTTCTTTTCGCTGGCTTCCCGCCCCGCCGCCGTCACGCTGCTCAGGAAGATTTTCCGGTCCGGATACCGTTCGAGAAGCTGCTTCACCAGCCCAGCGACGGCCAGCGTTTCCCCAACTGACACGGCGTGGACCCAGATCGCGCCCGGGGCCTCCTGCTCGAGGCTTGCAGGCAGCTTGCCCAGCCTCTCGCGCCAGCCTGCAAGCTCTTTTCGTCCTCTGTGGCGCCAAAGATAGTAGGGCGCCATTAGGACAATGCCGAGGCTGAATAAGATGCTATACAGTCGATACATGCCGGGATAATGGCAGCGCGGGGGCCTGGGGCCTTCACTCCAACCAGAGGCAATTATAAGTTGAAACAGGAAGAATCGCT contains:
- a CDS encoding 3-deoxy-D-manno-octulosonic acid transferase, which translates into the protein MYRLYSILFSLGIVLMAPYYLWRHRGRKELAGWRERLGKLPASLEQEAPGAIWVHAVSVGETLAVAGLVKQLLERYPDRKIFLSSVTAAGREASEKKLPRVAGQFYLPFDWKWAVRRVLQQIRPSVLVIVETELWPNLLKTARESGCETILVNARVSDRSFPGYRLGRPFMRRVLENITRICAQTANDAERFKALGADPDRIVVTGNLKFDGRPPEFGTLGIRLRDILAGENRTPVFVAASTMRGEEALVLQAWQRVRHEHPRALMILAPRHPARFDEVAEMLQARQVNTVRRTKLSEKDENMRQRISQAEILLLDTIGELAEIVGLADVVFVGGSLVPSGGHNVIEPAFWGKPILFGPYMYNFRDVASLFLKAGGAVQVADAEGLAEAVLRLLGHPADARKIGEKAKEAANQQAGAAARILDQMEDWLGAPQTTAARLL
- the lpxK gene encoding tetraacyldisaccharide 4'-kinase, whose translation is MYRSLLPLAGLYSAGAHLRRRAFQRGWLTARQLSRPVISVGNLTVGGSGKTPLVALVAEVLLQNAYKPVILTRGYSRERGSELIALEPAAQRDPDARKIGDEPALLARALPQVPIVIGADRFRAGQLAEQRFEVDIHILDDGFQHVSLARDIDLVAIDVTQDVLRGAVLPAGRLREPASALSQADVLVLTRTEILDPAPAEKQVKEINPQAPIFRCTTGLRSLIDARGGQAVRAEKYYDAPVCAFCAIGNPSAFFSDLRRWRFNPVAEIAFRDHHVYTRDDLRRIQKAASEKGAVAFFTTEKDLMNLQPPLAFDLPILACVIQAEILETKQFEQVLLAGTERKHVRSKVVPGA